The following coding sequences are from one Asterias amurensis chromosome 8, ASM3211899v1 window:
- the LOC139940789 gene encoding uncharacterized protein produces MRSDTFSEEYELKTYKSICGIKSRELENLEQKMLIANIKLSKFSTRNVTKRIQRREKAMTSLRSEQVKSATAIKELEEEIMLTRQQAPSQLYDYEKRIHTLEQRVRELEECLADSKYTDQVRELIMELLAMNVSMSKVGKVIQATISKLTTLEIGRLSSLATISKLIIEAKVLADIEVGLAMKASTPESALGNVIHGDGTTKFHKKYQNFQVTLADGTSRTMGLIQVGHADTEAVMASVNLKKCTFMAFFKK; encoded by the exons ATGCGTAGTGATACATTTTCGGAAGAGTACGAACTTAAGACATACAAATCAATATGTGGCATCAAATCCAGAGAGCTTGAAAATCTTGAGCAGAAAATGCTAATAGCAAACATAAAACTGTccaagtttagtacgagaaaTGTGACAAAACGGATTCAAAGAAGAGAGAAGGCAATGACATCTTTAAGGTCAGAGCAAGTGAAATCAGCCACTGCAATTAAAGAGCTTGAAGAGGAGATAATGCTAACAAGA CAGCAGGCACCATCACAGTTATATGACTACGAAAAGCGAATTCATACACTTGAGCAGCGAGTTCGGGAGTTGGAAGAGTGTCTTGCAGATAGCAAGTACACAGACCAGGTGCGTGAGTTGATAATGGAACTACTTGCAATGAATGTCTCCATGAGCAAGGTAGGAAAAGTGATACAGGCAACAATATCAAAGCTCACAACATTGGAGATAGGGAGACTATCATCATTGGCTACCATATCTAAATTGATCATTGAGGCAAAAGTTTTGGCTGACATCGAAGTTGGTCTGGCAATGAAAGCGAGTACCCCAGAATCAGCTCTTGGGAATGTTATTCATGGAGACGGAACGACCAAGTTCCACAAAAAATATCAGAACTTCCAAGTTACCCTGGCAGATGGCACAAGCAGAACAATGGGTTTAATACAGGTGGGGCATGCCGACACTGAAGCTGTTATGGCATCCGTCAACTTGAAGAAATGTACATTTATggcttttttcaaaaagtaa
- the LOC139940859 gene encoding zinc finger protein 862-like — MADRKITNFFQHLARKSPDPVSSDPSDCSDSDFPDPRQQPGPSGKNNSSSDSEFEFPDSDQETSQVSPPDVDSSDSDQHQLKTIKKHLTSDMHKMSSSARDPSQLSIGSAVEKASEKTKAAFSVALKTVFWLAKEEIANRKFKPLLEFLRHLGVTEAQDLIKGGNARYDSPHIFNELLLSLSDSIKKNMTIALKNSPFVGIGVDESTDRSQEKHLVVVIRYIAVSGEVVTSFLQCVEVRDGTSKTLYSAVHKTLASYKVPIRKVVGLGTDGASAVASDINGLNGLITADNPYCIFVHCVCHRLNLAVSQASQKVKEMQALRMTIAAIYNFIQLSPKKLQMFKDIASLMDISTLTFKRLYEIRWLSMGQCVKSIIRNYAPLIVLASQEADDGDPVASGLYQQLTSYKCLALLHLAGDVLTATNHLSMAFQKNDISFATVRTRIQDCLDTLDGFKTQPGFFLEELEKELDENDGNFHGESINFQATRGDNGQDQGEIFKQVRNNFLGHLEKNIHSRFPDVELLEAMQIFEPAAYPDNSNALTIWGNNHLQTLLNHFGKQQESRDGYMFDPLVDADQCKGEFLPFKRLVYRNLTEVDTDTYITPTKLMERLFHKKDPHGNRSIYKGMFSLMSLCMCVMVGNAEAERIFSCQNRIKSSLRSLLTIDHLDQLMRVSYNHSTLEDFPFNEALNLFKPGKRRL; from the exons ATGGCGGACAGGAAAATCACAAATTTCTTCCAACATCTTGCAAGAAAGTCACCCGATCCAGTGTCGAGTGATCCGAGTGACTGTTCCGACAGTGATTTTCCTGACCCCAGGCAACAACCGGGACCCTCAGGGAAAAATAACAGCTCTTCCGATAGCGAGTTTGAATTCCCTGATTCGGACCAAGAGACAAGCCAAGTCTCCCCACCTGATGTCGATTCCAGTGACAGCGACCAACATCA ATTAAAGACCATCAAAAAACACCTAACCAGTGACATGCACAAGATGTCATCTTCAGCAAGGGACCCAAGCCAACTGTCCATTGGCAGTGCTGTTGAAAAGGCTTCTgaaaagacaaaggcagctttTTCTGTGGCTTTGAAAACTGTGTTTTGGTTGGCCAAAGAGGAAATAGCCAACAGAAAATTTAAACCACTCCTCGAGTTCCTCCGGCATCTTGGGGTGACTGAAGCACAAGACCTCATTAAAGGAGGCAATGCTAGATATGACTCCCCACACATATTCAATGAATTGCTACTAAGTTTAAGTGACAGCATAAAGAAGAACATGACAATTGCACTGAAAAACTCCCCATTTGTTGGTATCGGAGTTGATGAATCAACAGATAGGTCACAGGAGAAACACCTTGTTGTGGTCATCAGGTACATAGCAGTCTCTGGGGAAGTTGTGACATCATTTCTTCAGTGTGTTGAAGTTCGCGATGGTACTAGCAAGACACTTTATTCTGCTGTCCATAAAACATTAGCTTCCTACAAGGTGCCTATAAGGAAGGTTGTCGGACTTGGTACTGATGGTGCATCAGCAGTGGCAAGTGACATCAACGGGCTAAACGGCTTAATAACAGCAGATAACCCTTACTGTATCTTCGTCCATTGTGTATGCCACCGTCTCAACCTTGCTGTCAGTCAAGCCAGTCAAAAAGTGAAGGAGATGCAAGCCCTGCGAATGACCATAGCAGCAATCTACAACTTCATTCAGCTTTCGCCAAAGAAGCTCCAAATGTTCAAGGATATTGCTAGCTTAATGGACATCAGCACTCTCACTTTCAAGAGACTGTACGAGATTCGTTGGCTGAGTATGGGACAATGTGTCAAGAGCATAATCAGAAACTATGCGCCCCTGATTGTCTTGGCTAGCCAAGAAGCAGATGATGGTGACCCTGTTGCCAGTGGTCTGTATCAGCAGTTGACATCATATAAATGTCTTGCACTCCTTCATCTAGCGGGTGATGTCCTTACTGCAACAAATCACCTCAGCATGGCCTTCCAAAAGAATGACATATCCTTCGCTACTGTCAGAACTAGG ATTCAAGATTGTCTAGACACACTTGATGGTTTCAAAACACAGCCTGGATTCTTTTTAGAGGAACTTGAGAAGGAGCTTGATGAGAACGATGGCAACTTTCATGGGGAAAGCATCAACTTCCAAGCCACCAGAGGAGACAATGGACAAGACCAAGGAGAAATTTTCAAACAAGTGAGAAATAATTTCCTTGGACATTTGGAGAAGAACATACACAGTAGGTTTCCTGATGTGGAGCTACTTGAAGCAATGCAG ATATTTGAGCCTGCCGCATATCCAGATAACTCAAATGCCCTGACTATATGGGGAAACAACCATCTCCAAACTTTGCTGAACCACTTTGGAAAACAGCAAGAGTCAAGAGATGGCTACATGTTTGACCCACTGGTAGATGCGGATCAATGCAAAGGCGAGTTTCTGCCTTTCAAAAGACTTGTTTATCGTAATCTAACAGAAGTGGATACAGACACGTACATAACCCCAACAAAACTTATGGAGAGGCTTTTCCACAAAAAGGACCCACATGGGAACAGAAGCATCTACAAAG GAATGTTCTCCCTGATGAGCCTCTGTATGTGTGTTATGGTTGGCAATGCTGAAGCTGAGCGCATCTTTTCATGCCAGAACCGCATCAAATCAAGCTTAAGAAGCTTGCTCACCATTGACCATCTGGACCAGCTAATGAGAGTTAGCTACAACCACTCTACACTTGAAGACTTCCCCTTTAATGAAGCACTGAATCTGTTCAAGCCTGGAAAGAGAAGACtctaa
- the LOC139940860 gene encoding uncharacterized protein: protein MPLCTGLLIYAAALCGTQTIKDKIAHEKSWTDVVTLMGKLFPEYPSSKSRQLIEKIFNSVPQIEADRQHFYKETIDLNFIGPRCEAAGISRCCLSKPPVLDNQPLTRGILLELGSCYGGDLYSVINHLYIDKYGEKIIRVEHKTNKSTFSKFNKPKNRNDATSGFLNEIIVNKLIQTPQEQLSASSRSDPKSTPSKNPTRKVASHKMVQDKDKEVKVLKEKENILSDICKEKSQQIKKMDRDFLVVERNLIDKNTKLKTWELEMKVLKEKLAEKCNEIKNLKSSSVYHKLRRKTLHLNQKEAKVQTDLRRCSEMENKTRTKVKGIQRKL, encoded by the exons ATGCCGCTGTGCACTGGGCTTCTGATTTATGCGGCTGCGCTATGTGgtactcaaacaataaaagacaag ATTGCACATGAGAAGTCATGGACAGATGTGGTTACATTGATGGGGAAGCTCTTCCCCGAATACCCGTCTTCAAAATCCAGACAGCTTATAGAGAAAATCTTCAATAGTGTCCCTCAAATAGAAGCAGATCGCCAGCATttct ataaagaaacaatcgATCTTAACTTCATAG ggCCAAGATGTGAAGCAGCTGGCATTTCTCGATGCTGTTTGAGCAAGCCACCTGTACTGGACAACCAGCCACTGACGCGTGGCATACTTTTGGAGCTGGGGAGCTGTTACGGAGGAGACTTGTACTCAGTAATTAATCATTTGTATATTGATAAGTACGGGGAGAAAATCATCAGGGttgaacacaaaacaaacaaaagtacctTCTCAAAATTTAACAAACCGAAAAATCGAAATGATGCCACCAGTGGATTTCTCAATGAAATTATTGTGAATAAGTTGATACAAACTCCTCAAGAGCAACTAAGCGCAAGTAGTCGAAGTGACCCAAAATCAACTCCTTCCAAAAATCCCACTAGAAAAGTTGCCTCTCACAAAATGGTTCAAGACAAAGACAAAGAAGTTAAAGTGTTGAAGGAGAAAGAGAATATTTTGTCTGATATATGTAAGGAGAAATCACAGCAAATTAAGAAAATGGATAGGGATTTCCTTGTCGTTGAGAGGAATCTTATTGACAAgaacacaaaactaaaaacatGGGAGCTAGAAATGAAAGTGTTGAAGGAAAAACTTGCCGAAAAATGTAATGAAATCAAAAACTTGAAGTCTTCTTCAGTTTACCATAAACTAAGACGGAAAACACTGCACTTGAACCAAAAAGAGGCCAAAGTTCAAACAGATTTGCGCAGGTGCTCTGAGATGGAGAACAAAACGAGGACAAAAGTGAAAGGAATTCAGAGAAAACTTTGA